The genomic window GCGCTCGACGTGCTGCGCGCCATCCGCCGCGAAGGCTCGCTGCCGGTGCTGCGCGCCTACCTGCAAGGGCTGCTTGCCGATACCCCGCTGCACGACCGCGCGCGCACCGTGTTCGCGTTGGCCATCGACCGCGCCACGGCCCAGGCAGCGCAGGCGGCTGACGCCGGCGCCGATGGCGACGTGCTGGCCCGCCAGGCGGCCTCGGGGCTGTACCACGTGACCAGCGCCGTGGCGATGGCCTGGGAAGCCGGCCGCATCGGATCGGTCCGGCGCATGCGCCTGGCGCAGCTGGTACTCGTGCATCGCGTGCTGCCGCAGGACCCGCTGGGCGGCGGCACCGAGCCCGAGTGGCTGGCCGACACCGTGGCCCCGCCCGCCGACGCCCCCGTGCGCGCGGCCGGTGCGGTCGACGCCATCAACCTGTTCTGACGTTCCAGCCGTATCGATACAGGCGCGGCCAGGACCGCGCCGATCCAAGACCCGCCTTACCCGGAGACAACGCATCATGCCCCACTGGCACCGCCGCGCGGCCCTGTCCGCCATCGCCTCGTTCGCCGCCTGCACGCTGCTGGCCACGCCCGCGCTGGCGCAGAAGGATTTCCCGAGCAAGCCCATCATGCTGGTGGTGACGTACCCGCCGGGCGGCCCCACCGATGCCATGGCCCGCACGCTGGCCGCCGCGCTCAAGAACAGCCTGGGCCAGCCCGTGGTGGTGGAAAACCGCGCCGGCGCGGGCGGCAATATCGGCGCCGAGGTGGTGGCGCGCGCCGAGCCGGACGGCTACACGCTGATGTTCGGCACGTCGGCGCCGCTGGCGATCAACGTGAGCCTGTATCGCAAGATCAACTACGACCCGGTCAAGAGCTTCGCGCCGGTGATCCAGATCGGCCACCTGCCCAACGTGCTGGTGGTCAACCCGGCCGTGCCGGCGAAGAACGTGCAGGAGCTGATTGCCTACGGGCGCGCGCATCCGGGCAAGCTGACCTATGCGTCGTCCGGCAACGGGGCGTCGTCGCACCTGGCCGGCGTGCTGTTCAACAACCTGGCCGGCACCGACTTCCAGCACGTGCCGTACAAGGGCACCGGCCCGGCGCTGAACGACCTGCTGGGCGGGCAGGTCAGCATGACGTTTACCGACGTGCTGACCGCGCTGCCGTTCATCAAGAGCGGCAAGGTGCGGGCGCTGGGCGTGACCACAAAGGGCCGCTCGCAGGCGCTGCCCGACGTGCCGACCGTGGCCGAGCAGGGTGTCCCGGGCTTCGATGTTTCGGTATTCTTCGGCGTGGTGGCACCGGCCGGCACGCCGGCCCCCGTCATTGGCAAGCTGAACCGCGCGTTCGCAGACGCGCTGCAGCAGCCCGACGTCCGCAAGACGCTGCTGGCGCAGGGGCTGGAACTGGCGCCGTCCACGTCGCCGGAACAGCTCGGGACGTTTGTGAAGGCCGAGGTCGGCAAGTGGCGTGCCGTGGTGCAGAAGTCCGGCGCGCAGCTGGACTGAGCCCCAACAGAAGAACACACAGGAAGAGACAATGACGCCAACCAAGACCGGCGCGCTGGCAGGTATCCGCGTGGTGGACCTGTCGCGCATCCTCGGCGGCCCGTTCTGCGGCCAGATCCTCGGCGACCACGGCGCCGACGTGCTCAAGATCGAACCGCCCCAGGGCGACGACACCCGCACCTGGGGCCCGCCGTTCCGCGACGGCGTGGCGTCCTACTACTTCGGCCTGAACCGCAACAAGCGCGTGATGAAGCTGGACCTGACGGCCGACGCCGACCGGCAGGTGCTGCTGGCGCTGCTGGCCGACGCCGACGTGCTGGTCGAGAACTTCAAGACCGGCACGATGGAGAAATGGGGGCTGGGCTTCGACGCGCTGTCGCAGCAGTTCCCGCGGCTGGTGCACTGCCGCGTGTCGGGCTTTGGCGCCGACGGCCCGCTGGGCGGCCTGCCCGGCTACGACGCGGCAATCCAGGCCATGGCCGGCATCATGAGCATCAACGGCGAGCCCGACGGCGACGCGCTGCGCGTAGGGCTGCCCGTGGTCGACATGGTCACGGGCCTGAACGCGGCGCTGGGCGTGCTGCTGGCGCTGCAGGAGCGCGAACGCAGCGGGCGCGGCCAGTTCGTCGAGGCGGCGCTCTACGATTCGGGCCTGTCGCTGCTGCATCCGCACGCGGCCAACTGGTTCATGAGCGGCAAGACGCCGGGCCGCACCGGCAACGCCCATCCGAACATCTACCCGTACGACACGGTGGCCACGGCCACCGACCCCATCTTCCTGGCCGTCGGCAACGACCGCCAGTTCCGCATCTTCTGCGCGCACATCGGCGTGGCCGAACTGGCCGACGACGAACGCTTTGCCACGGCCGGCGCGCGCTCGGTCAACCGCGCGCAGTTGAAAGGCACGCTGGAATCGAAGCTGGCCACCTGGGACGGCAAGGTGCTGGCCGACGAACTGTCCGCCGCCGGCGTGCCGTGCGCGCCGGTGCTGTCGGTGCCCGACGCCCTGACGCACCCGCACACCGCGCACCGCGAGATGGTCGTGGAGATGCCCGGCGGCTACAAGGGCCTGGGCGCCCCGGTCAAGCTGAGCCGCACCCCGGCCACGTACCGGTACGCGCCGCTGACGGAGGGCCATGCGTTCCTGCCACGGGAGGCGGCGAACGATTGAGGGGGGGGCCAGCCACGCGCCACAAGCCGTCGCCATGTGGGCTCCCCTCTCCCATGAAGTGGGAGAGGGGTTGGGGGAGAGGGCAATGCCGCGCAATATGCCACCGTTGCATCTTGAGGCGCCCGGCCCTCTCCCCCGGCCCCTCTCCCGCCTTGCGGGAGAGGGGAGCAACCCCCAGCGTTGAACGACCACCCCGGAGCCATCTCCCCCCCACCCCCCCGCCCCTACTCCGGCTGATCGCGTGCCGCCAGCAGGTCGGACAGGCTGCGCGGCGCCGGTGTCAGCGGCTGGCGGTGCTGCGTCCAGCCCATCTGCACCGACGGCGTGAACATGCGCAGCCGCGTGGCGGCCCATCGGAACAGCCGGTAGGCCGCCGGATGCGCGAACGCGCCGCTCCAGAAGCGCCAGACCAGGTGTTCGCGGCGGCTGTAGCGCGCGCCCTGGCCCTTGAGCGGATGGGGCACCGACTCGTCCGGGTTGCGGTTGGCCTCGGTGCGCAGGCGCACCAGCAGCTGCGGGATCGGGATGCGCACCGGGCAGACCTCGCCGCAGGCGCCGCACAGGCTCGACGCCGTGGGCAGGTCGGCCGTGGCGTCCAGGCCCAGCAGGTGGGGCGAGATGATCTTGCCGATCGGGCCCGGATAAGTCGTGCCATAGGCATGGCCGCCGATGCGCGTGTAGACCGGGCAGTGGTTCATGCAGGCGCCGCAGCGGATGCATTGCAGCGTCGCGCGCAACTGGGCGTCGGCGTAGGCCTGGCTGCGGCCGTTGTCCAGCAGCACCAGGTGCACCTCGCGCGGGCCGTCCCGCTCGCCCGCGCGGCGCGGGCCCGAGATCAGGTTGAAGTACGTGGTGATGGCCTGCCCGGTGGCCGAGCGCGTGAGCAGGCTCGACAGCGGCACGATATGCGACAGCCGGGCCACCACCTTTTCCATGCCCATGATGGCCACGTGCACGTCCGGCACGGTTGTCGACAGCCGGCCGTTGCCCTCGTTTTCCACCAGCCACAGCGTGCCGGTGTCGGCCGCCGCGAAGTTCACGCCGGACAGGCCGATGTCGGCCTCCACAAACGCCTGGCGCAGCGCGCGCCGGCCGGTCTGGATCAACGCGTCGACGTCCTCGGTGTAGGGCGTGTCGGGAATGTGCTGCGTGAACAGCGTGGCGATGTCGGCCTTGGTCTTGTGGATGGCCGGCATGACGATGTGCGACGGCTTCTCGTCGGCCAGCTGCACGATGTACTCGCCCATGTCGGATTCGATGCAGTCGATGCCGCGCGCGGCCAGGTAATGGTTCAGCTCCATTTCCTCGCTGGCCATCGACTTGCCCTTGATCACGCGCCGTGCGGCGTGCCGCTGCGCGATGCCGTGGATGATCGCGTTGGCCTCGTCGGCGGTCTCGGCCCAGTGCACCTGCACGCCGGCGCGCGTCAGGTTGGCTTCCAGTTCCGTCAGCAGGTCCGGCAGGTTGGCCAGCGCGTGCTGGCGCACGGCCTCGCCCAGGTCGCGCAGGCGCTCCAGCTCGTCGCCATCGGGAAACTGCACGGCGCGTTTCTGCTGCAGGAAGTCCATCGCGCCGCGAAAGCTCTTGCGCAGCTTGGGGTCGTCCAGCGCCTCGCGGGCACGGGCGCGGAAGTCCTGGCTGGGGACGAAATGCAGGGTTTGCTCGCTCATGGCGCGGCGTCTCCGTCGGTGACGATCACGACCCAGAGCTGGCGCGGGCCGTGCGCGCCGTAGGCCAGCGTCTGCTGGATGTCCGAGGTCTTGGACGGGCCGGACACCATGACCAGGTTGGTCGGCATGCCGTCGACCCAGCGTTCGGCGCGCACCGCGCTGTGCAGGTCGGGGTGCAGCGTCGACGCGTACACCAGCGCGATGTGGATCGGCGGCACCAGCGACATCGTGCGCGGCGAGCCCGCGTCGGGCGCCAGCACCAGCGTGCCGGTGGCAGCCAGCCCAGAGCGCGCAACCGTGAAGCCGGCGTCGATGGTGTCGAACAGCTCGGCCTTCCAGGCTTCGAGCGGGCGGTCGAACGCAACGGTGGCGATGCCGGCGGGCAGCGCCCGGGCCAGCGCAGTGCCTTCGGGGCGGGCCGTGTCGAGCAGCAGCCGGCGCACGCCTGCGGCGGCCAGCCGGCTGGCGACCCAGGCCGGCCAGCCGGCCGCATCGGTACAGACGACCTCGGCGTGCGAGGCGGTCAGCGCGGCCTGCATCGACGCGACCATCGCGGCCACGGCCGGGCGCTCGCCACGGCGGCTGTCGAAATGCTGGTCGATGCGGCGGTCCAGCGCGGCGGGGTCGTGCGCCAGCGTGGTCCCGGCATCGGGCGCGGCGGCGCGCAGGCGGCCCAGCATCCGCTCGCGGGGGCTCATGGCGGTCATGCGGCACCTCCGGTGCGGCGCCACAGGAACGACGCCAGGTGTTCCACGGGCAGCGGCGCGCCGGCGTGGGCCGCCGCGTGGCCGATGTTGAGCAGGCAGCCGCAGTCGGCCGATACCAGGCGGTCGCAGCCGGTGGCGCAGGCCGAGGCGACCTTGTCGCGCACCATCGCGCCCGAGATGTCGGCGTGCTTCAGCGAGAACGTGCCGCCAAAGCCGCAGCATTCGGATTCGCGCTCGTGCTCCACACGCGTGACGCCCGGCAAGGCATCGACCAGTGCCACGCCATGGCTGCGGGTGCCCATCTCGCGGCGCGCGGCGCACGACGTGTGCAGCACCACGCGCTCGGGGTGGCCCGCTGGCGCGGTATCGAAGCGGACGTGCAGCACGTTGAGCAGGAACTCGGCCAGTTCGTAGACGCGGCCGGCGATGTCGCTGGCCAGCATGGCGGCCTCGCTGCCGGTGGCGCCAGCGTCGGCAAACAGCTTCGGCCAGTGGTGCCGCATCATCCCGCCGCACGAGCCCGACGGCACGATGATCGGCCATGGCTCGCGGAACAGGTCCAGCTGGGCGCGGGCCACCTTGCGGGCTTGCTCGGGATTGCCGCTGCTGTAGGCCGGCTGGCCGCAGCAGCTCTGGCCGCGCGGAAAGTGGACGGTCAGCCCTTCGCGCTCCAGCAGGCGCACGGCGTCCAGGCCGGCTTGCGGGACGAACAGGTCGACCAGGCAGGTGCCGAACAGATACACCTGCTTGGGAATGGTGGTGGGGTACTGCCTGGATTGCATGTCTGCCTCCGGTGGCGCGGCCACGGGCGACACGCGCCGCGGCATTTTTGGGCGCATAATTCCCGCTCTCGCGCCGGAGCGCAAATTGGTTGGACCAATCCGGCGCACCGCGCAAGGAAAGGGAATCGATGGGGGGCAGCGCACGCAACCGCGTGGAAGACGTCATGCGCAGGATGGAGACCGCGCTGCTGGACGGCACGTGGCCCGTTGGCGCCCGGCTGCCTGCCGAGCGCGTGCTGGCCGAGCAGTACGCGGTGGCGCGCAACACGATCCGCGAGGCCATCCAGCGGCTGGCCGCGCGCGGCCTGCTGCAAAGCCGGCGGGGCGCGGGCGTCTACGTGACCGACCAGTTGCGCACCGGCATCGCCTCGCCCTGGGGCCAGCTCGTGGCCGACCACCCGGCGCTGCGCGACGACATCCTGGAGTTCCGTCGCGTGCTGGAAGGCGCCACCGCCTACTTCGCGGCGCTACGTGCCGACGCGGCCGACCTGAAGCGTATACGGGCGCTGCTGAAGGATCTGGAACGCGCGCGGCGCGCCGACGACAAGGCCGGCGAGGCCGATGCCGATGCCCGGCTGCACGACGCCATCGCGCAGGCATCGCACAACACGATGTTCCTGCACCTGCACACCAGCGTGATCGGCATGCTGCGCGAGCACATCACGGTCAACGGCACGGGGCTGCGGGAGTCCGACGGCGAGTCGCCGGACCTGCTGCTGCGCCAGCACCGCACGCTCTGCGAGGCCATCCTGGCCCGGCGGCCCGAGGAGGCCCGCACGGCCATGCAGACCCATATCGACTTCGTGCGCAGCAAGGTGGAAGGCGACGGCGCCTGAATTGGTCGTACCAGTTGCTGCGTACGACTTTCCAATGGAATCAGGCACTTGGGGCCGCGCCGTGGGGGGCCGCTACACCATCCCGGACGTGGTCAGCTCCCGCTTCACGTAGGCGTAGAAGATGGGGCCGGCAATGACGCCGGGGATGCCGTACAGCGTCTCCATCACCAGCATCACGGTCAGCAGCTCCCACGCGGCGGCCTGTATACGCGCGCCGATGATGCGCGCGTTCAGGAAGTATTCGAGCTTGTGGATGATCACCAGGTAGAGCAGCGACCCGATGGCGATGGGCAGCGACACCGACAGCGACGCGATCACGATGGCCGTGTTCGAGATCAGGTTGCCCAGCACCGGCAGCAGCCCGGCGATGAACGTGATGGCCACCAGCGTCTTCGACAGCGGCAGGTGCTGGTCGAACAGCGGCAGCACCAGCAGCAGGTAGACGGCGGTCAGCGCGGTGTTGATCGACGAGATCTGGATCTGGGCGAAGATGAACTGCGCGAACGACTGCTGCAGCGTGCGGGCGCGGTCGATCAGCGCGGCGGCCAGCGGGCGGCGGTTGGGCCGCGAGATGGCCCGGTACAGCGCCACCATCGCGCCGATGATCAGGCCCAGCAGGATATGGAGCAGCGTGCGCAGGATGTCGGTGCCCAGCCGCTGCGCCATCTGCGCGTGTTCGCGCATGGCGGCCAGCAGCGTGGTGACCAGTTCCTCGGTGCCGCTGGGCAGGTAGTCGCTGAGCCAGGTGGGTAGCTGCGCGCGGGACTGGTCGATGATGTCGGCCGCGTGGTCCAGCAACCGCTCCACCGTGGCGCTGTCGACGTTCAGGAAGTGGACCAGCGCCCAAATGCCGCCCGTGAGCGCCAGCAGGATGATGGCCGACAGGATGGCCACGGCCAGCGCGTCGCGCCGGGAATGGGTCAGGCGGGGCGCCAGCACGTCGACCAGCGAGTACAGCAGCAGCCCCGACAGCAGGGCGGCCACGAGGTTGGCGTGCATGACCAGCAGCAGCGCCCCGGCGGTCAGCACGTAGGACACGATGGTGACGGTCGGCCAGCGCCAGGGCGCGTGGGCGGCGGGGGCGATGGCAACGCCGTCGTCGGCGCGGTCTTCCGGGGTATCACACTGCGGCATGGGTGGCAAAGCACGGTGAAGGTGGAACGGGTAGGCGGATTGTCGATGTGCCGCGTAACAATGGCAAGTCGGCCGCGCGCCCGGCGCGGAACTTGCGTCGTTGGCGTCGCCTATAGTAGGCAGCAGGGCAGCCACCCCCAGGAGACCGCATGGCCTTCACCCATACCGTCGGCAGCCGCCGGCACGTGTTTGCCGACCTGCGCACGCTGCTGGCGCGGGCCAGCCCCGCGCGCTCGGGCGATGCACTGGCCGGCGTGGCCGCCGCCAGCGAGGAGGAACGCATGGCGGCGCGCATGGCGCTGGCCGAGATGCCGCTGGCCCGGTGCCTGACCGAGGCGCTGGTGCCGTACGAGGACGACGAGGTCACGCGGCTGATCGTCGACAGCCATGACGCCGCCGCGTTTGCGGAGATCGCTAGCCTGACCGTGGGCGACTTCCGCAACTGGCTGCTGCGCGAAGAGACCGATTCGGCCACGCTGGCGCGCGTGGCGCCCGGCATCACGCCCGAGATGGCGGCCGCCGCAAGCAAGCTGATGCGCAACCAGGACCTCGTGGCCGTGGCGCGCAAGTGCCGCGTGGTCACGGCGTTTCGCGGCACCATCGGGCTGCCGGGCCGGCTGGCCGTGCGGCTGCAGCCGAACCACCCGACCGACGACCCGCGCGGCATCGCGGCGTCCATCGTCGACGGCCTGCTCTACGGTTGCGGCGATGCCACCATCGGCGTCAACCCGGCCGGCGACAACCTGGGCGCCATCGTCACGCTGCTGAAGCTGATCGACGACATCCGCGCCCGCTACGATGTGCCGACGCAATCCTGCGTGCTGACCCACGTGACCAACACGTTGCGCGCGATGGAGCAGGGGGCGCCCGTGGACCTGGTGTTCCAGTCCGTGGCCGGCAGCCAGGCCGCCAACGCCGCGTTCGGCATCTCGCTGGCGCTGCTGGACGAAGCGCGGCAGGCGGCGCTGGCGCTGGGGCGCGGCACGGTGGGCCAGAACGTCATGTACTTCGAGACCGGCCAGGGCAGTGCGCTGTCGGCCAACGCGCACCACGGCGTGGACCAGCAGACGATGGAGGCCCGCGCCTACGCCGTGGCGCGCCACTTCGAGCCGCTGCTGGTGAACACGGTGGTCGGTTTCATCGGCCCCGAGTACCTGTACGACGGCAAGCAGATCATCCGCGCCGGGCTGGAGGACCATTTCTGCGGCAAGCTGCTGGGCGTGCCGATGGGCTGCGACGTCTGCTACACGAACCACGCGGAGGCCGACCAGGACGACATGGACACGCTGCTGACGCTGTTCGGCGTGGCCGGCATCAACTTCATCATGGGTGTGCCCGGCGCCGACGACATCATGCTGAACTACCAGAGCACGTCGTTCCACGACGCGCTGTACCTGCGCCACGTGCTGGGGCTGCGGCCCGCGCCCGAGTTCGAGCGCTGGCTGCAGGCGATGGGCATCCTCGACGGCGCCGGCAAGCTGCTGGACCCTGCCGCGCGCCAGCCGCTGCTGGCGATGGCCGCGTCGCTCTGACACGCTGACACGCCCCCGGAGACCGCCGATGCCGAAAACACCGCCGACCGTGCCGGACGTCCCGAACGTCCCAGCCGTCACGCCGGAGTCGTCCCACCCCTGGCGCCGCCTGCGGCAATTCACGCGCGCCCGCCTGGCCATCGGCCGCACGGGCCATGCGCAGACCACCGACACAATCCTGGCATTCGGCCTGGCCCACGCGCAGGCCCGCGACGCAGTGCACCTGCCGCTGGACGCGCCGGCCATCGACACCTTGCTGCGGCAGGCCGGCCACACGGTCGTGCGGGTCCACAGTGCCGCTCCCGACCGCGAGACCTACCTGCGCCGGCCCGACCTGGGCCGCCGGCTCGATGCCGACAGCCAGGGCCGGCTGGCGCCTGACGGCCAGCCGTGGGACGTTGTGTTCGTGATCGCCGATGGCCTGTCCGCGCTTGCCGCCCAGCGCCATGCGGTGCCGCTGCTGGAGGCGGTGCTGGCGCGGCTGTCGCAGTGGCGCGTGGGGCCGGTGGTCATCGCCGAACAGGCGCGCGTGGCGCTGGGCGACGACATCGGCGAACGGCTGCGCGCGCGCCAGGTGGTGATGCTGATCGGCGAGCGCCCGGGCCTGAGTTCGCCCGACAGCCTGGGCATCTACCTGACGTACGACCCCCGCATCGGCCGCACCGATGCGCAGCGCAACTGCATCTCGAACGTGCGGCCCGAAGGGCTGCCGTACGCGCACGCGGCGGATCGACTGGTTTTCCTGCTCAGGGGAGCAGTGGCGCTGGGGCGGTCGGGGGTGGACCTGAAGGACGACAGCGCCGCCGGGCCGGCGACGCTGCCAGGGACGTGACGGCTGCTGCCGCTACGACATCATGAGCCGCGAGAAGCGGCCGCGCTGGGCGTCTTCCATCAGCTTCATGAACTGGTCGCGGTCCATGTGTACCAGCTCCAGGTGGTCGCCCGCCTCGAACCAGACTTCGGGCTCGTCGAACAGGCTGTCGTCGACGTAGGTCTGCATGCCGTACGACATGGCGCAGGGCGGAATCGCGCCCAGGTCGCAGTCCTTGAACACCTCGCGGATCTCGTCCTCGTGCGCCAGCACGAGCTTGCGGCCGGTCATCTCGCACAGCGCCGAAAGCTGCAGGTGATGGTTCGACGGGATCACCGCGGCCACGTAGCCGCCTTCGTCCTCCAGCAGCAGCGTCTTGGCCAGCCGATGGCCCGGCACGTGCGCGGCGTGCGCCGTGGCCATGCTGCTGAGGCTGTATGGATGGCGGATGATGTCGAACCGGCTGTTCATGCGGCTGAGCCGGCCAGCCAGTGTGCCTGCCATTGCCATGATCGTCTTCCTCCCCGCGCCGCGGGGCGCGGACTAGTCCTCGGTGCTCTCACTATAGGCACTGTCGCCGCCCATGCGGGGCCAGATTGCCTGCAGCTCGGTCTTGAGGAACGTCAGCAGGTAGCGCGTGGCCATGGTCTGGTAGCGGTTCGGCATCGTCAGCATGTACAGCCGGCTGCCGAACACGCTGATGCGGTAGTCCGCCAGCAGCGGCTCCAGCGCGCCGGCCTGCAGGTCCTTGTGCACCGCGTAGAGCGGAAAGATGCCGATGCCCAGGCCGCTGACCACCGCATCCTTCAGGAAGGCGAAGTTCTCGGAACTCAGCGTCGGTTCCAGCACCACCTGTTCCCGCTCGCCGGTGTCGTGCCGGATACCCGCCGCCTTGAGCTTCTGGCCAATCGGCGACGCGCACACGATCGCATGCCCGGCCAGCTCGGCCAGCGCCACCGGCCGGCCGCGCGCGTCCAGGTAGGCCGGCGCCGCGCAGACCACCCAGTCGACGGTGCCGATCTCGGTCGCCACCACCGAATCGGGCGGCGTCGAGATGATGCGCAGCGCCACCTCCACGTCCTCTGAGACAAGGTTGTGGATGCGGTTGTCGAACACGACGTCGAGCGTGATGTCGGGGTAGCGCTGCTTGAACTGCACCAGCAGCGGCGACAGCATGGCATGGCCCAGCCCGGTCGGTACCGACAGCCGCACATGCCCCTGCAGGCTCTTGCCCATGCTGCTGATCAGCGCATTCGCGGCGGCCACTTCGCCCAGGATGTTGCGCCCGTGCTCGTACAGCCCGGCACCCACCGGCGTCGGCTCCACGTGACGCGTGGTCCGCCGCAGCAACTGCACGCCAAGCTCCTCCTCCAGCGCCTTGAGGTGGTAGCTGACATTGGCGCGCGTCATC from Cupriavidus pauculus includes these protein-coding regions:
- a CDS encoding AI-2E family transporter, whose translation is MPQCDTPEDRADDGVAIAPAAHAPWRWPTVTIVSYVLTAGALLLVMHANLVAALLSGLLLYSLVDVLAPRLTHSRRDALAVAILSAIILLALTGGIWALVHFLNVDSATVERLLDHAADIIDQSRAQLPTWLSDYLPSGTEELVTTLLAAMREHAQMAQRLGTDILRTLLHILLGLIIGAMVALYRAISRPNRRPLAAALIDRARTLQQSFAQFIFAQIQISSINTALTAVYLLLVLPLFDQHLPLSKTLVAITFIAGLLPVLGNLISNTAIVIASLSVSLPIAIGSLLYLVIIHKLEYFLNARIIGARIQAAAWELLTVMLVMETLYGIPGVIAGPIFYAYVKRELTTSGMV
- a CDS encoding Bug family tripartite tricarboxylate transporter substrate binding protein yields the protein MPHWHRRAALSAIASFAACTLLATPALAQKDFPSKPIMLVVTYPPGGPTDAMARTLAAALKNSLGQPVVVENRAGAGGNIGAEVVARAEPDGYTLMFGTSAPLAINVSLYRKINYDPVKSFAPVIQIGHLPNVLVVNPAVPAKNVQELIAYGRAHPGKLTYASSGNGASSHLAGVLFNNLAGTDFQHVPYKGTGPALNDLLGGQVSMTFTDVLTALPFIKSGKVRALGVTTKGRSQALPDVPTVAEQGVPGFDVSVFFGVVAPAGTPAPVIGKLNRAFADALQQPDVRKTLLAQGLELAPSTSPEQLGTFVKAEVGKWRAVVQKSGAQLD
- a CDS encoding FadR/GntR family transcriptional regulator: MGGSARNRVEDVMRRMETALLDGTWPVGARLPAERVLAEQYAVARNTIREAIQRLAARGLLQSRRGAGVYVTDQLRTGIASPWGQLVADHPALRDDILEFRRVLEGATAYFAALRADAADLKRIRALLKDLERARRADDKAGEADADARLHDAIAQASHNTMFLHLHTSVIGMLREHITVNGTGLRESDGESPDLLLRQHRTLCEAILARRPEEARTAMQTHIDFVRSKVEGDGA
- a CDS encoding LysR family transcriptional regulator; amino-acid sequence: MDLNALRLFVDIVDAGNLSAAARKLKMTRANVSYHLKALEEELGVQLLRRTTRHVEPTPVGAGLYEHGRNILGEVAAANALISSMGKSLQGHVRLSVPTGLGHAMLSPLLVQFKQRYPDITLDVVFDNRIHNLVSEDVEVALRIISTPPDSVVATEIGTVDWVVCAAPAYLDARGRPVALAELAGHAIVCASPIGQKLKAAGIRHDTGEREQVVLEPTLSSENFAFLKDAVVSGLGIGIFPLYAVHKDLQAGALEPLLADYRISVFGSRLYMLTMPNRYQTMATRYLLTFLKTELQAIWPRMGGDSAYSESTED
- a CDS encoding aminoacyl-tRNA deacylase, producing the protein MAMAGTLAGRLSRMNSRFDIIRHPYSLSSMATAHAAHVPGHRLAKTLLLEDEGGYVAAVIPSNHHLQLSALCEMTGRKLVLAHEDEIREVFKDCDLGAIPPCAMSYGMQTYVDDSLFDEPEVWFEAGDHLELVHMDRDQFMKLMEDAQRGRFSRLMMS
- a CDS encoding LutB/LldF family L-lactate oxidation iron-sulfur protein, producing the protein MSEQTLHFVPSQDFRARAREALDDPKLRKSFRGAMDFLQQKRAVQFPDGDELERLRDLGEAVRQHALANLPDLLTELEANLTRAGVQVHWAETADEANAIIHGIAQRHAARRVIKGKSMASEEMELNHYLAARGIDCIESDMGEYIVQLADEKPSHIVMPAIHKTKADIATLFTQHIPDTPYTEDVDALIQTGRRALRQAFVEADIGLSGVNFAAADTGTLWLVENEGNGRLSTTVPDVHVAIMGMEKVVARLSHIVPLSSLLTRSATGQAITTYFNLISGPRRAGERDGPREVHLVLLDNGRSQAYADAQLRATLQCIRCGACMNHCPVYTRIGGHAYGTTYPGPIGKIISPHLLGLDATADLPTASSLCGACGEVCPVRIPIPQLLVRLRTEANRNPDESVPHPLKGQGARYSRREHLVWRFWSGAFAHPAAYRLFRWAATRLRMFTPSVQMGWTQHRQPLTPAPRSLSDLLAARDQPE
- the eutC gene encoding ethanolamine ammonia-lyase subunit EutC — its product is MPKTPPTVPDVPNVPAVTPESSHPWRRLRQFTRARLAIGRTGHAQTTDTILAFGLAHAQARDAVHLPLDAPAIDTLLRQAGHTVVRVHSAAPDRETYLRRPDLGRRLDADSQGRLAPDGQPWDVVFVIADGLSALAAQRHAVPLLEAVLARLSQWRVGPVVIAEQARVALGDDIGERLRARQVVMLIGERPGLSSPDSLGIYLTYDPRIGRTDAQRNCISNVRPEGLPYAHAADRLVFLLRGAVALGRSGVDLKDDSAAGPATLPGT
- a CDS encoding LutC/YkgG family protein, which gives rise to MTAMSPRERMLGRLRAAAPDAGTTLAHDPAALDRRIDQHFDSRRGERPAVAAMVASMQAALTASHAEVVCTDAAGWPAWVASRLAAAGVRRLLLDTARPEGTALARALPAGIATVAFDRPLEAWKAELFDTIDAGFTVARSGLAATGTLVLAPDAGSPRTMSLVPPIHIALVYASTLHPDLHSAVRAERWVDGMPTNLVMVSGPSKTSDIQQTLAYGAHGPRQLWVVIVTDGDAAP
- a CDS encoding ethanolamine ammonia-lyase subunit EutB; amino-acid sequence: MAFTHTVGSRRHVFADLRTLLARASPARSGDALAGVAAASEEERMAARMALAEMPLARCLTEALVPYEDDEVTRLIVDSHDAAAFAEIASLTVGDFRNWLLREETDSATLARVAPGITPEMAAAASKLMRNQDLVAVARKCRVVTAFRGTIGLPGRLAVRLQPNHPTDDPRGIAASIVDGLLYGCGDATIGVNPAGDNLGAIVTLLKLIDDIRARYDVPTQSCVLTHVTNTLRAMEQGAPVDLVFQSVAGSQAANAAFGISLALLDEARQAALALGRGTVGQNVMYFETGQGSALSANAHHGVDQQTMEARAYAVARHFEPLLVNTVVGFIGPEYLYDGKQIIRAGLEDHFCGKLLGVPMGCDVCYTNHAEADQDDMDTLLTLFGVAGINFIMGVPGADDIMLNYQSTSFHDALYLRHVLGLRPAPEFERWLQAMGILDGAGKLLDPAARQPLLAMAASL
- a CDS encoding (Fe-S)-binding protein, which gives rise to MQSRQYPTTIPKQVYLFGTCLVDLFVPQAGLDAVRLLEREGLTVHFPRGQSCCGQPAYSSGNPEQARKVARAQLDLFREPWPIIVPSGSCGGMMRHHWPKLFADAGATGSEAAMLASDIAGRVYELAEFLLNVLHVRFDTAPAGHPERVVLHTSCAARREMGTRSHGVALVDALPGVTRVEHERESECCGFGGTFSLKHADISGAMVRDKVASACATGCDRLVSADCGCLLNIGHAAAHAGAPLPVEHLASFLWRRTGGAA
- a CDS encoding CaiB/BaiF CoA transferase family protein; amino-acid sequence: MTPTKTGALAGIRVVDLSRILGGPFCGQILGDHGADVLKIEPPQGDDTRTWGPPFRDGVASYYFGLNRNKRVMKLDLTADADRQVLLALLADADVLVENFKTGTMEKWGLGFDALSQQFPRLVHCRVSGFGADGPLGGLPGYDAAIQAMAGIMSINGEPDGDALRVGLPVVDMVTGLNAALGVLLALQERERSGRGQFVEAALYDSGLSLLHPHAANWFMSGKTPGRTGNAHPNIYPYDTVATATDPIFLAVGNDRQFRIFCAHIGVAELADDERFATAGARSVNRAQLKGTLESKLATWDGKVLADELSAAGVPCAPVLSVPDALTHPHTAHREMVVEMPGGYKGLGAPVKLSRTPATYRYAPLTEGHAFLPREAAND